One genomic window of Papaver somniferum cultivar HN1 unplaced genomic scaffold, ASM357369v1 unplaced-scaffold_150, whole genome shotgun sequence includes the following:
- the LOC113336000 gene encoding 7-deoxyloganetin glucosyltransferase-like yields the protein MEKKIHVVCIALPFQSHISSMMRLAKILHFKGFQITFVNTEFNHQRLLNARGSDSLIGLPDFRFETIPDGLPPPTHPNASQDLLTLCMSTQKNCLEPFQNLMHRLSNTKHSNVPPVSCIISDGCMSFTLEAAKEFGIPIFLYWPVSFSAFVCVLQFGNLIQRGLVPLKDESYLTNGYMENTVIDWIPGMEDIRFKDLLSYVRTTDPDDALFDFFRREAERNTGATALIFNTFNALEMEVLDALKSQLPLPPVYAVGPLHLLLNQFPLSESQSLGSNLWKEDTECLKWLDLKEPNSVMYVNFGSITVMTTQQLVEFAWGLANSNHNFLWIIRPDIVVGELASLLAEFTEETKDRGLLASWCPQEDVLHHASIAGFLTHCGWNSTLESLSCGVPMLCWPFLGDQQPNCRYLCKNWEVGMEIDSNVERDEVERLGRELMDGEKGKKMKKKVMEWKKKAEEATSPGGSSYVTIDKIVSEILHSKITDQ from the exons atggagaagaagattcaCGTGGTTTGCATCGCCTTACCATTTCAGAGCCACATAAGCTCCATGATGAGGCTAGCAAAGATTCTTCATTTCAAAGGCTTTCAAATAACCTTTGTAAACACAGAATTCAATCATCAACGTTTACTAAATGCAAGGGGGTCAGATTCACTAATAGGCTTACCTGATTTTCGTTTCGAAACCATTCCTGACGGCCTTCCACCACCAACCCATCCAAATGCCAGCCAAGATCTCCTAACCCTGTGCATGTCAACACAAAAGAACTGCTTAGAACCTTTTCAAAATCTTATGCATAGACTAAGCAATACTAAACATTCAAATGTCCCTCCTGTGAGTTGTATCATTTCTGATGGTTGTATGAGCTTCACTCTAGAAGCTGCTAAAGAGTTTGGAATTCCAATTTTCTTATACTGGCCCGTCAGCTTTAGCGCCTTTGTTTGTGTTCTGCAATTTGGTAATCTCATCCAAAGAGGTCTTGTTCCACTCAAAG ATGAAAGTTACCTAACAAATGGATACATGGAGAATACAGTAATTGATTGGATACCTGGTATGGAAGatatcagattcaaagatttacTCAGCTATGTTCGGACAACCGATCCTGATGATGCCCTGTTCGATTTTTTTAGGCGAGAAGCTGAAAGAAACACCGGTGCTACAGCCTTGATTTTCAATACCTTCAACGCCCTGGAGATGGAGGTTTTGGATGCACTCAAGTCTCAGTTGCCACTGCCGCCTGTTTACGCCGTTGGTCCTCTTCATTTACTCCTCAATCAGTTTCCTTTAAGCGAGTCGCAATCTCTTGGATCAAATCTGTGGAAAGAAGATACAGAGTGCTTGAAATGGCTTGATCTGAAAGAACCTAACTCAGTCATGTATGTTAATTTCGGCAGCATCACTGTTATGACAACTCAACAACTCGTCGAATTCGCATGGGGACTAGCCAACAGTAACCATAATTTCTTATGGATCATTAGACCTGATATAGTAGTTGGTGAGTTGGCTTCGTTGCTAGCTGAGTTTACAGAAGAAACTAAAGATAGAGGACTACTAGCAAGTTGGTGCCCGCAAGAAGATGTCCTGCATCATGCATCAATAGCTGGATTCTTGACACACTGTGGTTGGAATTCAACTCTCGAAAGCTTGAGCTGTGGGGTTCCTATGCTCTGTTGGCCGTTTTTGGGGGATCAACAACCAAATTGCAGGTACTTATGCAAGAACTGGGAAGTCGgtatggaaatcgatagcaatgtTGAGAGAGATGAAGTTGAGAGGTTAGGGAGAGAGTTAATGGATGGAGAGAAaggtaagaagatgaagaaaaaagtcATGGAGTGGAAGAAGAAAGCGGAGGAGGCCACCTCACCTGGCGGTTCCTCTTATGTTACTATAGACAAGATTGTAAGCGAAATACTTCATAGCAAAATCACAGACCAATAA
- the LOC113336002 gene encoding 7-deoxyloganetin glucosyltransferase-like produces the protein MEKIHVVFIPLPFQSHISSMMKLAKILHFRGVYVTFVNTEFNHQRLLSSRGPDSMEGLPDFRFETIPDGLPPPTDSNATQDVIPLCISTQTNCLGPFRSLIYRLNNATNVPPVSCIVADGCMSFTLETAKEFGIQVMLYWPISFSAFVCIMHFPNLIQRGLAPPKDESYLTDGYMDTPIDCIPGIKDIRFRDLPSSIRTTDPNDPMLGFIKRETGRTYDATALIFNTFDTLEMEVLDALKSQLPLPPIYTIGPLHLLLNRIPLSESQSLGSNLWKEDTECLKWLDSKEPNSVVYINFGSITVMTTQQLVEFAWGLANSKYNFLWIIRPDLVIGESATLPAEFTNETKERGLLASWCPQEDVLNHPSIAVFLTHCGWNSTLESLSCGVPLLCWPFYGDQQTNCRYSCNHWGVGMEIDSNVERDEIERLVRELMEGEKGKKMKKKALEWKKKAEEATSPGGSTCVTIDRIVSEIFGSKISGQATK, from the exons ATGGAGAAGATTCACGTGGTTTTCATCCCCTTACCATTTCAGAGTCACATAAGTTCCATGATGAAGCTAGCAAAAATTCTTCATTTCAGAGGGGTTTACGTAACATTTGTAAACACAGAATTCAATCATCAACGTTTACTCTCTTCAAGGGGGCCAGATTCAATGGAAGGTTTACCTGATTTTCGTTTCGAAACAATTCCTGACGGTCTTCCACCACCAACCGATTCAAATGCTACCCAAGATGTCATACCACTCTGCATTTCCACACAAACGAACTGCTTAGGACCTTTTCGCAGTCTTATCTACAGACTAAACAATGCCACAAATGTCCCTCCTGTGAGTTGTATTGTTGCTGATGGTTGTATGAGCTTTACTCTAGAAACTGCGAAAGAGTTCGGAATCCAAGTTATGTTGTACTGGCCAATTAGCTTTTCTGCCTTCGTTTGTATTATGCACTTTCCTAATCTCATCCAAAGAGGTCTTGCTCCACCCAAAG ATGAAAGTTACCTAACAGATGGGTACATGGATACACCAATTGATTGTATACCTGGTATAAAAGATATTAGGTTTAGAGATTTACCAAGTAGTATCCGGACTACCGACCCTAATGATCCCATGCTTGGTTTTATAAAGCGAGAAACTGGAAGAACTTACGATGCTACAGCCTTGATTTTCAATACCTTTGATACCTTGGAGATGGAGGTTCTAGATGCACTCAAGTCTCAGCTGCCACTGCCCCCAATTTACACCATTGGTCCTCTTCATTTACTCCTCAATCGGATTCCTTTAAGTGAGTCGCAATCTCTTGGATCAAATCTGTGGAAAGAAGATACAGAGTGCTTGAAATGGCTTGATTCCAAAGAACCTAACTCGGTCGTGTATATTAATTTTGGCAGCATCACTGTTATGACAACACAACAACTCGTCGAATTCGCATGGGGACTAGCCAACAGTAAGTATAATTTCTTATGGATCATAAGACCTGACCTGGTAATTGGTGAGTCGGCTACGTTGCCAGCTGAGTTTACAAACGAAACTAAAGAAAGGGGACTACTAGCAAGTTGGTGCCCGCAAGAGGATGTCCTGAATCACCCGTCGATAGCTGTATTCTTAACGCACTGTGGTTGGAATTCTACTCTCGAAAGCTTGAGCTGTGGGGTTCCTTTGCTCTGTTGGCCGTTTTATGGAGACCAACAAACAAACTGCAGGTACTCATGTAATCACTGGGGAGTTGGTATGGAGATAGACAGCAATGTTGAGAGAGATGAAATTGAGAGGTTAGTGAGAGAGTTGATGGAAGGAGAGAAAggtaaaaaaatgaagaaaaaagccTTGGAGTGGAAGAAGAAAGCGGAGGAAGCCACTTCGCCGGGCGGTTCTACTTGCGTTACTATAGACAGGATcgtaagcgaaatatttggtagCAAAATTTCAGGCCAAGCAACCAAATGA
- the LOC113336003 gene encoding 7-deoxyloganetin glucosyltransferase-like, which produces MEKIHVVCIPYPVQSHISSMMKLAKILHFRGFQITFVNTEFNHQRLLNARGPDSLKGLADFRFVTIPDGLPPPSNPNASQDIPTLSMSTKKNCLEPFRNLIHRLNDTASSNVPPVTCIVSDGCMSFTLQAAKEFGIPNMLYWPISFCAFVCFLHFPNLVQKGLTPLKDENYLTNGYLETLVDWIPGIKDVRFRDLPSNFRTTYPNDDMVDFLIRETRRTYDATALIFNTFDALEMEALDAVKSQLPLPPVYAIGPLHVLLNRIPLSESLSLGSNLWKEDTKCLKWLDSKEPNSVVYVNFGSITVTTTQQLIEFAWGLANSKHNFLWIIRPDLVVGELASLPAEFIEETKERGLLVSWCPQEDVLNHPSIAVFLTHCGWNSTLESLSCGVPMICWPFFGDQQTNCRYLCNHWGVGMEIDSNVERYEVERLVRELMEGEEGKNMKKRALNWKKKAEEATSPGGSSYVTIDKIVSEILASKITDQ; this is translated from the exons ATGGAGAAGATTCATGTGGTTTGCATACCATACCCAGTTCAGAGCCACATAAGCTCCATGATGAAGCTAGCAAAGATTCTTCATTTCAGAGGCTTTCAAATAACCTTTGTAAACACAGAATTCAATCATCAACGTTTACTAAATGCAAGAGGGCCAGATTCGCTTAAAGGCTTAGCTGATTTTCGTTTCGTAACAATACCTGACGGTCTTCCACCACCAAGCAATCCAAATGCCAGCCAAGATATCCCAACCCTGTCCATGTCAACAAAAAAGAACTGCTTAGAACCTTTTCGAAATCTTATTCATAGACTAAACGATACTGCATCTTCAAATGTCCCTCCTGTGACTTGTATCGTTTCTGATGGTTGTATGAGCTTCACTCTACAAGCTGCTAAAGAGTTTGGAATTCCAAATATGTTATACTGGCCAATCAGCTTTTGTGCCTTCGTTTGTTTTCTGCACTTTCCTAATCTCGTCCAAAAAGGTCTTACTCCACTCAAAG ATGAGAATTACCTAACAAACGGATATCTAGAGACGCTAGTTGACTGGATACCAGGTATAAAAGATGTAAGATTTCGAGATTTACCTAGCAATTTTCGAACTACCTATCCTAATGATGACATGGTCGATTTTTTAATACGAGAAACTAGAAGAACTTATGATGCTACAGCCTTGATTTTCAATACCTTTGATGCCCTGGAGATGGAGGCTTTGGATGCAGTCAAGTCTCAGTTGCCACTACCTCCTGTTTACGCCATTGGTCCACTTCATGTGCTTCTTAATCGGATTCCTTTAAGTGAGTCACTATCTCTTGGATCAAACCTATGGAAAGAAGATACAAAGTGTTTAAAATGGCTGGATTCCAAAGAACCTAACTCGGTCGTGTATGTGAATTTCGGCAGCATCACAGTTACGACAACTCAACAACTCATTGAATTCGCATGGGGACTGGCCAACAGTAAGCATAATTTTTTGTGGATCATAAGGCCTGATCTGGTAGTTGGTGAGTTGGCTTCGTTACCAGCTGAGTTTATAGAAGAAACTAAAGAAAGAGGACTACTAGTAAGCTGGTGCCCACAAGAAGATGTCCTAAATCACCCATCCATAGCTGTATTCTTGACACACTGTGGATGGAATTCAACTCTTGAAAGCTTGAGTTGTGGGGTCCCTATGATCTGCTGGCCGTTTTTCGGGGACCAGCAAACAAATTGCAGGTACTTGTGTAACCACTGGGGAGTCGGTATGGAGATCGATAGCAATGTTGAGAGATATGAAGTTGAGAGGCTAGTGAGAGAGTTAATGGAAGGAGAGGAAGGtaagaatatgaagaagagagCCTTGAACTGGAAAAAGAAAGCGGAAGAAGCCACCTCACCTGGTGGTTCCTCTTATGTTACTATTGATAAGATTGTAAGCGAAATACTTGCTAGCAAAATTACAGACCAATAA